One part of the Panthera leo isolate Ple1 chromosome D4, P.leo_Ple1_pat1.1, whole genome shotgun sequence genome encodes these proteins:
- the YIPF6 gene encoding LOW QUALITY PROTEIN: protein YIPF6 (The sequence of the model RefSeq protein was modified relative to this genomic sequence to represent the inferred CDS: substituted 2 bases at 2 genomic stop codons), with product MAKAAESSGEPGTTWPRPLFAGLSDISISQDILVEGEFTIPMRSHIREFDSSTLNESVQNTIMRDLKAVGKKFMHVLYPRKSNSLLRDWDLWGPLILCVTLALMLQRSSVDSEKDGGPQFAEVFVIVWFGAVTTTLNXKLLEGNLSFFQSLCVLGYHILPLTVSMLVCQLVLLAEQGPINFMVWLFVVIVMFAWSIAASTAFFADSQPPNRKALAIYPVFLFXFVINWMILTFTPK from the coding sequence ATGGCGAAAGCAGCAGAGTCTTCGGGAGAGCCAGGGACAACGTGGCCCAGGCCCCTGTTTGCAGGCCTTTCTGATATATCCATCTCACAAGACATCCTCGTGGAAGGAGAATTCACCATTCCTATGAGATCTCACATTCGGGAATTTGACAGCTCCACGTTAAATGAATCTGTTCAGAATACTATTATGCGTGATCTAAAAGCTGTTGGGAAAAAATTCATGCATGTTTTGTACCCAAGAAAAAGTAATAGTCTTTTGAGAGATTGGGATTTATGGGGCCCTTTGATCCTTTGTGTGACACTTGCATTAATGCTTCAAAGAAGCTCTGTAGATAGTGAAAAGGATGGAGGGCCCCAGTTTGCCGAAGTCTTTGTCATTGTCTGGTTTGGTGCAGTTACCACCACCCTCAACTGAAAACTTCTTGAAGGAAACTTATCTTTTTTCCAGAGCCTCTGTGTGCTGGGTTACCATATACTTCCCTTAACAGTGTCAATGCTGGTTTGCCAGTTGGTCCTTTTGGCTGAGCAGGGACCAATAAACTTCATGGTCTGGCTTTTTGTGGTGATTGTGATGTTTGCCTGGTCTATAGCAGCCTCTACAGCTTTTTTTGCCGATAGCCAGCCTCCAAACCGCAAAGCCCTCGCCATTTATCCTGTTTTCTTGTTCTAGTTTGTCATCAATTGGATGATTCTCACCTTCACTCCCAAGTAA